In Cryptococcus neoformans var. neoformans B-3501A chromosome 11, whole genome shotgun sequence, the genomic window GTGCGCCTGTCTTGTCCATTCTCTCGCCGGGTTGTTCGGGGGTACCGATCAAGGGGGTCTCCGGTTCTGCCAGAGTAAGGGTCGGAGTGGGAACGGGAGGAGGGGTAGCCTCGGTCGCGTTCGCGGTCGCCTCTATCGCTTTGCTCACGTCTATCTCGCCTGTCCTGACCTCTGTCCCGATCGCCATACCGCTCTTGATCGCGATCGCGGAACGATCCTCCCCTCGGAGGTGGAAGGTcccctcgccctctcccACCTCGGATACTGAAATTCTGAGGCAACTGTTGGCGGTTGATAGTTTCTGGATCGAGATATTTCATTGCTCCTCGACCTATTATCCCACGAATTAACACGTTAGCTTTCTGTTGCTTTTTGACTTTTTGGTGCCGGGcggaggggaggaaggagcCGAGAAGAGGGTATACGACaagagatgagaaaaagaaaaaaagggctCACCTTTATACACAACCCCGCCAGCATCCTTCACTCGTtgtttctcttcctcaatctTCCGCTTCATCTCGGCAAGCTTTTCCAAACGTTCTTTCTCAagtctttctttttcttccctttcgaGACGCGCATCTAGTTCGGATAACGTTTCTTCTCTGTCGCTCTTACTGCTGCGGCGGCGtgattttgattttgatttGGAGGAGTGTTTGGCGTGCTTGGAGCGTTTGCGGTCTTTTCGACGTCGACGACGCTCACGGGAATCATCAGAATCGTAATCGCTTTCAGAACCGGAGTCGCTGTACTTCCTGGATCGAGATCTCCTTTTTATAGATACTGAGCGATCACGAGAACGGCTgcgggaaggggaaggggaacgGGAAAGAGAGCGGGATCGACTggaaaatgaagatgaaatggaTGCAGATCGAGCTCTTGATTTGGGTGGTGGCCGACGAAGTTCGAGTTCTCCACAATGGGTAATCATTACCGTCGAAAGCGGTCTATCCTTCTCGTCCGTTGGCAGTTGACCAATGGTTTCGACATGTTCCATACCGAAAACGACGCGGCCAAAGACGCTATATGGGAGAACAGAGGACGAGGCCCAAAAAATATTAGCATAAGCTTGTCATACGTTTAAAGATGAATAAAAGGAGGAGACATACACGTGTTTACCCGTAAGGTGGGGAGCAGCAGCGAGAGTGATAAAGTATTGTGAACCATTCGTGTTTGGTCCTCTGTTGGCCATCACCAGTAATCTAAAACCCCGCCACATCCAGCATCAGCTTCTCAACCTTATGTcgttcttttcccttttccacactttctctttcaccctttcatctttccatGCTCCACCCCACACGGAGTAAAACTGGACTCACCCCTTCGTATCAACTTCGCACCCCTCTCCATTCAacctttcatcctcaaacgGTGCCCCATAGATACTCTCCCCACCCGCTCCAGTCTTCTTGGTGAAATCTCCACCTTGGATCATAAACCCTTCGATGACACGGTGGACGATGGAGTTTTTGtagtgaagaggaagggaggagatgggggaAATGCCTTTTTCGCCGGTGCAAAGAGCTCGGAAACTTGAGTAAATGGGGTTAGTGGTTGGGGAAAAAAGTAAGGGAGATAGGAGAGTAGCGTACTTTTCGGCTGTTTTGGGTACACTGTTGGTTATATTTGGGCAAGATGCAAGAAAAAAGACGGGATATCAGATGTCCAAGCttcgaagaagagcgatGAGGAGACAGAAGGCTTACACATTGGCGTAAAGTTCAAACTGCATTAAAAAGGCGTCAGTTCCTGAAACCCCCTTGCAACAGTCTTTGACGTTGAGAACTTACAACGACACGTCCTAGAGGCTGGCCGGCGACTGcgaagtcaaagaagacACGGGGGTTGTGTGCCATCTTGCGTCCTTTAATTGCGAGTGTGTTGCTTCGGGCGAATCTGTCGAGGTAGGATTGGAAAAGGACGGATGGATCCTAGTACAGTCTGACGGGAAAGGGACGATGGATGGTTTCAAAGGCCAagttgaggaggagcaaaCAAAGGTGGAGAGAAACGAATTAAGTCGACAGAAGCGCGAAGAAGGGGGAATCTGAGTTTTTGGGACAGGTGCCCAGAATCAATTCCGTCCCGGATCGGTGTGCTCATTAATTATCCATCTACAAACCCATTTCCCTCATTTTCGGGAGATAATCCTCAGCCTTATCGGATTAAAGAGTCAGTCAAGCGTATTGCTGTCCGTCTGCCAACAGTATATTGGCCTGCATTACCATAACGGCTGCATGTCCAGCACCCAGTGATCAGATACTGGcaccaaaaaaaatacGCGGCGCCCAACTTCTGAtcaccttttcttccttcgtaTAACCCCCATTCTAGTTTCCAAGAAATATAATAAAAATAACAAAAAGATCACCCAATACAAAGCCTCATCCCGTCCAAGATAAACTCCTTATCCTCCGCCGAGTCTGTAAACAAGAAAAACgcttctccaccttcgccttcatcgCCAGACGTGATCATGAAGCTATCCTTCACTTGAGATTCTTCGTACGTTTCTGATATGCCAGTGGATTTGGAGAGGGGAATGGTTTGGATCGGCTTGGTGTCCTGAGATTGTGATAGTTTAGAAGTCAGCAAGAACCCACGAATTTAGAGAATGGAACCAAAACAAGGTATGAAAGGATGACGTgcaaaaaaaataaaattATAGAAGCTGATGATACTCACATTCTCGTTCTTAAACAATTGCATCTCACGAGGGAACAGTTGGAAATAGCGTCTTCGCCACGTCAGGGATTTGCACGTTTGTACCGTGACCCACTGCAATTGCCCGCTTTTCGTCAGCGCTCTCTTAAAGCTTTTTTTGATTTTCggatggaggaggttggGTTGAAAGCATATAAAAGATGAACTTACGCCTTTTAACATaactcctccttctcgttTGCCCTTCTCCAATCCATCTCTCACTGTCcgcttcctctcctccgcttcctccaTACGCTTcctctctcgctcttcctcctcttccctcttcctcctttcctcctcctccttcctcctttcctcctccctctttcgcctctcctcttcctccacctgcctcttctcctcttcctccttctcccgtTGGCGCctctgttcttcttccacctgCCGGCgagcctcctcttccgcctccTTTTGACGcctcacctcttcctccgctctcatcctttcttcctcttctaaCCTAAACCGTTCCGCTTCCTCCGCGTCTCGTCGGGCTTGTTCCTCCGCGGCAAGACGcgccgcttcttcctgttcGAGACGAGCGGATTCTTCAGCTTCCCAGCGAGCCGTCTCGGCGGCTTGCCATTGCGCGATTTGTTGAGCTTCAAGGACTTCGCGTTCGCGTTCACGTTCGAGACGTTGTcgttgttcttcttctttttcagtTTGTTCATCACCTTCTACCTCCGCTTTTGCCTCTTCCGTCTCCACGGGAGtttctttctccatttcttctgcttgtcCCTCGGCGAGATGGGGAGCGGTAGCATGGATAGGAGCGGCGGGATGAAGGGGCGAGGGGGGCTGTAAAGCCGAGGGATGAGATGGGCTGTCGTACTCACCCACAGATGCAGGCGCAGGTGCGCGTAGGGAAACGGGGCTGGGAGCCGAAGCGTCAGACACTATAGGGAACAAAAAAGGTAAGCgtcaagaaaagaaggcaatCATCTTCGGCATGTGTAATAGTGATCAAACCTACCTTGTTCACCTTGACGTGGGAAAAAACCCTTTTCCATTCCCTCCATGATTTCAGTCGTATTCCCCACTTGCCTCGGATCCGACTCTCCTTCAATCTCAGGCCGATCGTAAGCTAGCAGAAcactttccctttccttaTCCCTCTCCCTATCCCTATCCCGTtgctttccttcctcagccTCGATCTCCtccctatcctcctccgcGTTCGCGTAAGCACCCTGGGTATCAGCTGTATAAACTGGGTCCAATGTTGTTGTGGCCAATGTGGCGGGGAGTGGGacagagggagaaagagatgtAGAACGTGACAGCGGGGGTTGCAGCGTCGTTGCCGTTGCCgatggatgagaatgagacGGGATTTGCGTGTGAGGGTGGAGGCGAGAAGGATAAGTATGTGGCTGGTGTTGAgttccctcttcttgcggttgaaaggaaggggaaggatgcaTAAGCGAAGGGGTATAGTATGGTGTTCCCACTCTTTCCAGATTACTGTCAAGGCCGTGGTGACtgtggg contains:
- a CDS encoding hypothetical protein (HMMPfam hit to Pro_isomerase, Cyclophilin type peptidyl-prolyl cis-trans isomerase, score: 303.3, E(): 3.7e-88); the encoded protein is MAHNPRVFFDFAVAGQPLGRVVFELYANVVPKTAENFRALCTGEKGISPISSLPLHYKNSIVHRVIEGFMIQGGDFTKKTGAGGESIYGAPFEDERLNGEGCEVDTKGLLVMANRGPNTNGSQYFITLAAAPHLTGKHVVFGRVVFGMEHVETIGQLPTDEKDRPLSTVMITHCGELELRRPPPKSRARSASISSSFSSRSRSLSRSPSPSRSRSRDRSVSIKRRSRSRKYSDSGSESDYDSDDSRERRRRRKDRKRSKHAKHSSKSKSKSRRRSSKSDREETLSELDARLEREEKERLEKERLEKLAEMKRKIEEEKQRVKDAGGVVYKGRGAMKYLDPETINRQQLPQNFSIRGGRGRGDLPPPRGGSFRDRDQERYGDRDRGQDRRDRREQSDRGDRERDRGYPSSRSHSDPYSGRTGDPLDRYPRTTRRENGQDRRTKLDRDMDQWQHDRSQGSDVRGEGDKFKRGARNELERDREGKQEERKEEGEMTPEDEMERAGKIEREDRGERAMSEGSDMVMDKDD